In the genome of Monodelphis domestica isolate mMonDom1 chromosome 2, mMonDom1.pri, whole genome shotgun sequence, one region contains:
- the CHD3 gene encoding chromodomain-helicase-DNA-binding protein 3 isoform X10, giving the protein MASPLRDEEEEEEEMVVSEEEEEEEEEEGEEEVEAADEDDEEEDDEGVVGRGPPGHDRGRGRHSPPSCHLFPPPPPPPLPPPPPPPDDDEIGLPPSALGVKKRKRGPRKQKENKPGKPRKRKKLDSEEEFGSERDEYREKSESGGSEYGTGPGRKRRRKHREKKEKKTKRRKRGEGDGGQKVEQKSSATLLLTWGLEDVEHVFSEEDYHTLTNYKAFSQFMRPLIAKKNPKIPMSKMMTILGAKWREFSANNPFKGSAAAVAAAAAAAAAAVAEQVSSAVSSVTSTAPPGPPPPPADLQPPPIRRAKTKEGKGPGHKRRSKSPRVPDGRKKLRGKKMAPLKIKLGLLGGKRKKGGSSDEGPEPEAEESDLESGSIHSASGRPDGTTRTKKLKRGRPGRKKKKVLGCPAVAGEEEVDGYETDHQDYCEVCQQGGEIILCDTCPRAYHLVCLDPELDRAPEGKWSCPHCEKEGVQWEAKEEEEEYEEEGEEEGEKEEEDDHMEYCRVCKDGGELLCCDACISSYHIHCLNPPLPDIPNGEWLCPRCTCPVLKGRVQKILYWRWGEPPVAAPTPQLAEGSPDIQVPRPLQGRSEREFFVKWVGLSYWHCSWAKELQLEIFHLVMYRNYQRKNDMDEPPPLDYGSGEDDGKSDKRKSKDPHYAEMEEKFYRFGIKPEWMTVHRIINHSMDKKGNYHYLVKWRDLPYDQSTWEEDEMNIPEYDAHKNSYWRHRELIMGEDPAQPRKYKKKKKELQGDGPPTSPTNDPTVKYENQPRFITATGGTLHLYQLEGLNWLRFSWAQGTDTILADEMGLGKTIQTIVFLYSLYKEGHTKGPFLVSAPLSTIINWEREFQMWAPKFYVVTYTGDKDSRAIIRENEFSFEDNAIKGGKKAFKMRREAQVKFHVLLTSYELITIDQAALGSIRWACLVVDEAHRLKNNQSKFFRVLNGYKIDHKLLLTGTPLQNNLEELFHLLNFLTPERFNNLEGFLEEFADISKEDQIKKLHDLLGPHMLRRLKADVFKNMPAKTELIVRVELSPMQKKYYKYILTRNFEALNSRGGGNQVSLLNIMMDLKKCCNHPYLFPVAAMESPKLPSGAYEGGALIKSSGKLMLLQKMLRKLKEQGHRVLIFSQMTKMLDLLEDFLDYEGYKYERIDGGITGALRQEAIDRFNAPGAQQFCFLLSTRAGGLGINLATADTVIIFDSDWNPHNDIQAFSRAHRIGQANKVMIYRFVTRASVEERITQVAKRKMMLTHLVVRPGLGSKAGSMSKQELDDILKFGTEELFKDENEGENKEEDSSVIHYDNEAIARLLDRNQDATEDTDVQNMNEYLSSFKVAQYVVREEDKIEEIEREIIKQEENVDPDYWEKLLRHHYEQQQEDLARNLGKGKRVRKQVNYNDAAQEDQDNQSEYSVGSEEEDEDFDERPEGRRQSKRQLRNEKDKPLPPLLARVGGNIEVLGFNTRQRKAFLNAVMRWGMPPQDAFTSQWLVRDLRGKTEKEFKAYVSLFMRHLCEPGADGSETFADGVPREGLSRQQVLTRIGVMSLVKKKVQEFEHINGRWSMPELMPDPSADSKRSSRASSPTKTSPTTPEASAANSPCTSKPATPTPSEKGDETRTPPEKDEADNSEEKLDKDKKGGEKMEAEPDAPSPAPSPGEPRRILLGDEESGVPGELEAESGSRGDKEKPEEHKGERESRLGPSRDESRSNGRREEKSEKPRFMFNIADGGFTELHTLWQNEERAAISSGKLNEIWHRRHDYWLLAGIVLHGYARWQDIQNDAQFAIINEPFKTEANKGNFLEMKNKFLARRFKLLEQALVIEEQLRRAAYLNLSQEPAHPAMALHARFAEAECLAESHQHLSKESLAGNKPANAVLHKVLNQLEELLSDMKADVTRLPTTLSRIPPIAARLQMSERSILSRLASKGTEPYPTPAFPPGPYATPLGYGAAFSSATPAGVLAGGGANYSQMPAGSFITAAANGPPVLVKKEKEGAMVSDGQDRKEPRAGEVICIDD; this is encoded by the exons ATGGCTTCCCCTCTGagggacgaggaggaggaggaggaggagatggtagtgtctgaggaggaagaagaggaggaggaagaagagggcgAAGAGGAGGTGGAGGCGGCGGATGAGGACGACGAAGAGGAAGACGACGAGGGAGTTGTCGGACGCGGGCCACCGGGGCACGACCGAGGCCGCGGCCGCCACAGTCCCCCCAGCTGCCACCTCTTCCCGCCACCGCCCCCGCCCCCGCTGCCGCCCCCGCCCCCACCGCCAG acgaTGATGAGATTGGGCTCCCGCCTTCAGCTCTAGgagtgaagaagagaaaaagaggaccCAGAAAGCAGAAGGAGAACAAGCCAGGGAAACCACGGAAACGAAAGAAGCTT GACAGCGAAGAAGAATTTGGCTCTGAACGTGATGAATATAGGGAAAAGTCAGAGAGTGGAGGCAGCGAGTATGGGACTGGACCAGGCCGGAAAAGACGACGGAAGCACcgtgagaagaaggaaaagaagacaaaacgtcggaaaaggggggagggagatggaggacaaaaG GTTGAACAGAAGTCATCAGCCACACTGCTCCTAACATGGGGTTTGGAGGATGTAGAACATGTATTCTCTGAGGAGGATTATCATACACTAACTAACTACAAGGCCTTCAGCCAGTTCATGAG GCCTCTAATTGCTAAGAAGAATCCCAAGATTCCAATGTCTAAGATGATGACAATCCTAGGGGCTAAGTGGCGAGAATTCAGTGCCAACAACCCTTTTAAAGGTTCAGCAGCAGCAGTGgcagctgcagcagcagcagctgcggCAGCTGTAGCTGAGCAGGTATCATCGGCTGTTTCATCTGTCACCAGTACAGCTCCTCCAGGGCCTCCACCACCTCCTGCTGATCTCCAGCCTCCACCTATCCGAAGAGCCAAAACCAAAGAAGGCAAAG GGCCTGGCCACAAAAGGCGAAGTAAGAGCCCCCGAGTGCCTGATGGCCGAAAGAAGCTTCGGGGAAAGAAGATGGCACCACTCAAAATCAAACTTGGGTTACTGggtggaaagaggaagaagggaggctcA AGTGATGAAGGCCCTGAGCCTGAAGCTGAGGAGTCTGACCTAGAGAGTGGCAGTATCCACAGTGCCTCAGGCCGGCCTGATGGCACCACCCGAACCAAGAAACTGAAGCGAGGCCGgccaggaaggaagaagaagaagg TTCTGGGCTGTCCTGCAGTGGCTGGGGAGGAGGAAGTTGATGGCTATGAGACGGATCACCAGGATTACTGTGAGGTGTGCCAGCAGGGCGGGGAGATCATTCTGTGTGACACCTGCCCTCGTGCTTACCACCTTGTCTGCCTTGATCCTGAGCTCGACAGAGCTCCTGAGGGCAAGTGGAGCTGCCCCCATTGT GAAAAGGAGGGAGTACAATGGGAAgccaaggaagaagaagaggaatatgaagaagaaggagaggaagaaggggagaaagaggaagaagatgatcACATGGAGTATTGCCGAGTATGCAAGGATGGAGGGGAGCTACTCTGTTGTGATGCCTGTATCTCCTCTTACCACATCCATTGCCTGAATCCTCCATTGCCAGACATTCCCAATGGTGAATGGCTATGTCCCCGATGCACT TGCCCTGTGCTAAAGGGCCGAGTGCAGAAGATCTTGTATTGGAGGTGGGGAGAGCCCCCTGTGGCAGCCCCAACTCCTCAACTGGCTGAGGGGTCACCTGATATCCAAGTTCCTCGTCCTCTGCAAGGCCGATCTGAGCGAGAGTTCTTCGTCAAGTGGGTTGGATTGTCCTACTGGCACTGCTCATGGGCCAAGGAGCTTCAG CTGGAGATCTTTCACTTGGTGATGTATCGAAACTACCAGCGAAAGAATGATATGGATGAGCCTCCACCACTGGACTATGGCTCTGGTGAAGATGATGGGAAAAGTGACAAGCGCAAGAGCAAAGACCCACACTATGCTGAGATGGAGGAAAAGTTCTACCGATTCGGCATCAAACCAGAGTGGATGACTGTTCACAGAATCATCAATCACAG TATGGACAAGAAGGGAAACTACCACTACTTGGTAAAATGGAGAGACTTGCCATATGACCAATCAACTTGGGAGGAAGATGAAATGAACATTCCTGAATATGATGCCCACAAAAACAGCTACTGGAGGCACCG gGAGTTAATCATGGGGGAGGACCCTGCTCAGCCtcgaaaatataagaaaaagaaaaaggagcttCAGGGAGATGGCCCTCCTACCTCTCCCACCAATGAT CCTACAGTGAAGTATGAGAACCAGCCACGGTTCATCACAGCCACAGGGGGCACGCTACACCTATACCAGCTGGAAGGGCTAAATTGGCTACGATTTTCATGGGCACAGGGCACTGACACCATTCTTGCTGATGAGATGGGCCTGGGCAAGACCATTCAAACCATCGTCTTCCTTTACTCCCTTTATAAGGAG ggtcacacaaaaggTCCATTCCTGGTGAGTGCTCCACTCTCAACCATCATTAATTGGGAACGTGAATTCCAGATGTGGGCTCCCAAGTTCTATGTGGTGACATATACTGGGGACAAGGATAGCCGTGCCATCATCCGAGAAAATGAATTCTCCTTTGAAGATAATGCTATCAAGGGTGGCAAAAAGGCCTTTAAAATGAGG AGGGAAGCACAGGTGAAGTTCCATGTTCTGCTGACATCATATGAATTGATCACTATTGACCAAGCAGCACTTGGCTCCATTCGTTGGGCCTGTCTTGTGGTGGATGAGGCCCACCGGCTCAAGAATAACCAGTCCAAG TTCTTTAGGGTGCTGAATGGCTACAAGATTGATCATAAGTTGCTGCTGACAGGGACCCCACTTCAGAACAATCTTGAGGAGCTCTTCCATCTGCTTAACTTCCTTACGCCAGAAAGGTTTAA CAATTTAGAAGGTTTTCTGGAGGAGTTTGCTGACATATCCAAAGAGGACCAAATCAAAAAACTACATGACCTATTGGGGCCACACATGCTTCGGAGGCTCAAGGCTGATGTCTTCAAGAACATGCCAGCCAAGACAGAGCTCATTGTTAGGGTGGAGCTCAGCCCCATGCAGAA gaaatattacaaatatatccTGACTCGAAATTTTGAGGCATTGAATTCTCGTGGTGGTGGAAACCAAGTGTCACTCCTCAACATCATGATGGATCTGAAGAAGTGCTGCAACCACCCCTACCTCTTCCCTGTGGCTGCTATG GAGTCCCCAAAACTTCCTAGTGGGGCATATGAGGGTGGAGCTCTTATCAAGTCCTCAGGGAAGCTTATGCTGTTACAAAAGATGCTTCGGAAATTGAAGGAACAAGGGCATCGAGTGCTCATTTTCTCCCAG ATGACCAAGATGTTGGATTTATTAGAGGACTTCCTAGATTATGAGGGCTACAAATACGAACGGATTGATGGAGGCATCACTGGAGCACTAAGGCAGGAAGCTATTGACCGATTCAATG CCCCTGGGGCCCAACAATTCTGCTTTCTTCTGTCTACTCGAGCTGGAGGCTTAGGCATCAATCTAGCCACGGCTGATACTGTTATCATCTTCGACTCTGATTGGAATCCCCACAATGATATCCAG GCCTTCAGCAGAGCTCACCGGATTGGTCAAGCCAACAAAGTAATGATTTACCGGTTTGTGACAAGAGCGTCAGTAGAGGAGCGGATTACCCAGGTGGCCAAAAGGAAGATGATGCTGACACACCTGGTTGTAAGGCCTGGGTTAGGCTCTAAGGCAGGTTCAATGTCTAAGCAAGAGCTTGATGATATCCTCAAATTTGGCACAGAAGAGCTGTTTAAGGATGAAAATGAGG GAGAAAACAAGGAAGAAGATAGTAGTGTAATCCACTATGACAATGAGGCCATTGCCCGGCTCCTAGACCGGAACCAGGATGCAACTGAAGACACAGATGTGCAGAACATGAATGAGTATCTGAGCTCTTTCAAAGTGGCACAGTATGTGGTTCGGGAAGAGGACAAG ATcgaggagatagagagagagatcatcAAGCAGGAGGAAAATGTGGACCCTGACTACTGGGAAAAGTTACTGAGACATCACTATGAGCAGCAACAGGAGGACCTAGCCCGAAACCTTGGCAAGGGTAAACGTGTTCGAAAACAAGTCAACTATAATGATGCTGCACAAGAAGACCAAG ACAACCAGTCCGAATATTCAGTGGGATCAGAAGAAGAGGATGAGGACTTTGATGAGCGACCTGAAG GGCGCCGTCAGTCTAAGAGGCAACTACGTAATGAGAAAGATAAGCCCCTCCCTCCACTGTTAGCTCGAGTTGGGGGCAACATTGAG GTGCTGGGGTTCAATACCCGACAGCGGAAGGCCTTCCTGAATGCAGTGATGCGTTGGGGGATGCCACCACAGGATGCCTTCACTTCTCAGTGGCTAGTACGGGACCTGAGGGGCAAAACAGAAAAGGAGTTCAA GGCCTATGTGTCTTTGTTCATGCGACATCTCTGTGAGCCTGGGGCAGATGGCTCTGAAACCTTTGCTGATGGTGTTCCCAGGGAGGGGCTGAGCCGACAGCAGGTGTTAACCCGAATTGGAGTCATGTCTCTTGTTAAGAAGAAG GTGCAGGAGTTTGAACATATCAATGGCCGATGGTCAATGCCAGAGTTGATGCCTGACCCTAGTGCTGACTCTAAGCGTTCATCCCGAGCCTCTTCCCCTACCAAAACATCTCCAACCACCCCTGAGGCTTCTGCAGCCAATAGTCCCTGCACATCCAAACCTG CCACTCCAACTCCAAGTGAAAAAGGGGATGAGACAAGGACACCTCCTGAAAAGGATGAAGCTGACAATTCAGAAGAGAAGCtagataaagacaaaaaaggaggggagaagatGGAGGCAGAG CCTGATGCCCCCAGCCCTGCTCCTTCACCAGGAGAACCAAGGAGGATACTTCTAGGGGATGAAGAGTCTGGGGTCCCTGGAGAGTTAGAAGCTGAATCAGGTAGCCGAGGAGACAAGGAGAAACCAG AAGAGCATAAGGGGGAGAGGGAATCACGATTAGGGCCATCCCGAGATGAATCCCGGTCCAATGGACGTCgagaagagaaatcagaaaaaccACGGTTCATGTTTAACATTGCAGATGGTGGCTTTACAG AGCTGCATACCCTGTGGCAAAATGAGGAACGGGCAGCTATCTCCTCTGGTAAACTCAATGAGATTTGGCACCGGAGGCATGACTACTGGCTGCTGGCTGGAATCGTCCT CCATGGCTATGCTCGGTGGCAGGACATCCAAAATGATGCCCAGTTTGCCATCATTAACGAGCCATttaaaactgaggccaacaagggaAACTTCCTGGAGATGAAAAATAAGTTCCTAGCCCGGAGGTTCAAG CTCCTGGAGCAGGCGCTGGTGATCGAGGAGCAGCTTCGGCGGGCGGCCTACCTGAACCTGTCACAGGAGCCGGCGCATCCCGCCATGGCCCTCCACGCCCGCTTCGCCGAGGCCGAGTGCCTGGCCGAGAGCCACCAGCACCTCTCCAAGGAGTCGCTGGCGGGGAACAAGCCGGCCAACGCAGTCCTGCACAAGG TTCTGAACCAGCTGGAGGAGCTGCTGAGCGACATGAAAGCAGATGTGACCCGCCTTCCAACCACCCTGTCCAGAATCCCACCCATCGCAGCCCGACTACAGATGTCCGAGCGAAGCATTCTCAGCCGTCTGGCCAGCAAGGGTACAGAGCCCTATCCCACACCG GCCTTTCCTCCGGGTCCCTACGCCACACCACTGGGGTACGGAGCAGCCTTCAGCTCAGCAACACCCGCAGGGGTCCTGGCCGGCGGCGGCGCCAATTACAGCCAGATGCCCGCAGGGTCCTTCATCACAG CCGCAGCCAACGGCCCGCCCGTGTTggtgaagaaggagaaggagggggcAATGGTGTCCGACGGGCAGGATCGGAAGGAGCCCAGGGCTGGGGAGGTGATCTGTATAGACGACTGA